In Pirellula sp. SH-Sr6A, the DNA window AAACCTGGGGTGTTACCCCAGGCTATGTTGTGCATGCCCTTCAGGCAAAAGAAAACCGTCGAGGACGACGGTTCTACATAAGGCAACCGTCGAGGACGACGGTTCTACATTGGGAAACCGTCGGGACCACGGTTCGACGTATGAAACCATCTGGACGATGGTTCCACGTTGGCCGTTGGCCATCTTGGAGGCCTTGCGGTCTGCAGCGGGGCGTTTAGAGGTAGAAACGTTGGATTCGATTGTTGCCGGAATCGACGACGTAGATGCGTTCTTTCGTATCGACGGCGATGGCCCAAGGTTGATTTAGTTCCCCTGGCTTGCTTCCCGCTTGCCCCCAAGTCGCCACACTTTTGCCATTCCGGTCAAGTCGCTGAACCCGATGGTTTCCATATTCGCTCACCAGCAAGCCGTCACCGAACAAAGCCAAGCTGTACGGGTATTTGAACTGTCCCGGCTCGTCCCCTTCTTCGCCGAACATACGGAGGCACCGAGGCTTGTCCCCTGTCCAGTCGATGACTTGCACGCGGTGATTGCAGGCGTCCGCTACCCACAGCCAACCTTCCGTATCGACGGCCAAACTTTGAGGGCGACTGAACTGAAGCGGTTCGCGCCCGTGTTCGCCCAAGCTTGCGATGTACTCTCCATTTGGGCTGTACTTATGAATGCGATCAAACTCGCCGTACTCGCCAAGCACAAATTCACCCGATGGAAGGCGGACGGCATCGGTAACGAATGCGAATTTGCCAGGCCCGCTGCCGTTGACCCCGCCGATCGTCCGCTCGTCGAGCAGATTTCCCTCGGCCGTGTAGAAGAGAAACCGAAAGTAATGCGTGTCGGCCACGATGAGCGTGCCATCCAAGTCGATGCTCAGACCGGTCGGTTTACCTTGTTCGATTTCCGGCGTTCGCCAACCGCGAACAAAAGTCCCTTCTTCATCGAAAACTTGGATGCGTCCGGTTTTGTCGACCACAAAGGCGCGGTTGGAATCATCGATTGCGATGGCCCGTGGCTTTTGAAATCGACCATCCGCCATTCCCCGTTGGCCGATGATCGCATCGACTTGATAGGGAGTCTCGCTCTTCCGACCAGGAATACACCCTGTTAGCATCGCATGGGTCGCACCGATCGCTGTCGCTTTCATGGCGTGAACGAGCCAATCTCTCCTGGTCGAGGAAAGGCTCGGTTCATTCATCGTCGCTATTCGATTCGGTATCATGGGGTGTTCTGTTGGCTCCATGCAAATCCTTTATCTTACGCGAAACCACTTCACTGATGTTTTCTGACGCAACGATCAGCCGATTGCCCCTTTATCTTCGAGAATTGCAACAGTTACAACGTGGAGGGAGCACTCGAGTGCAGAGCGGAGTTCTCGCGCGTCGATTGGGTCTGAACGACTCGCAGGTTCGCAGAGACTTATCCGGCTTCGGCCCCATGGGACAACGGGGAGTGGGCTACGAAATTCGGGGATTGATCGAAACCATTCAAAACGCCTTGGGTGGAAATCGGTCTTGGAACGTCATCCTCGTCGGAGTGGGGAACCTGGGGACGGCGTTGTCGGGCTATCGCGGGTTCGAGCAACAAGGCTTTCAGTTGGTTGGGGCCTTTGACATCGATCCGAGCAAAATTGGAAAGAATCTTGGCAAGCTGCAAATCCAGTCCTTCGTCGCCCTAGAAGAATTCGTCGAACGAGAAAAAGTGGAATTGGCGATTTTGTCCGTACCCGCAGCGTCGGCCCCGACTGTCGCGCGGCGGCTGGAATTGGTAGGGATTACAGGGATTCTGAACTTTGCCCCTGTCACGGTGACCCCTCCTCAGAGTTCTGTAACGATTGTCAACGTCGACTTAGCGGTGGAACTGCAGCGTCTGGCCTATGCCGTGTTGACGTCAAAAAAGGAAAACGAGTGAGGCAGCACATGCCGGAGAACCCACTTTCCATTCGTTCCCATCACCGCGGGGACGGAAAATAGGGCGGGCTCTCGGAGCCAAAGTTGTGTATTCTATCTAAGGTCCTTTTCAATCGCCAAACCCGGACGGAACGATTGGTATGCCACCGTTACACAAAATCTTGTTTAGCCCCCTCCTCGCGAGGGTGTTCGCCAGCTATTGGCTAGCTAGCATCGGGTTCGCAGCGACGGGCTCGATGGGCTTTGGGGCCGACGGACCCCTTCGATTCAATCGCGATATCCGTCCCCTACTTTCCGAGTATTGCTTGGCCTGCCATGGCTTTGACGCTTCCAAACGGGAGGCAGGTCTAAGGTTGGATACGTATGAGGGGGCGACAGCCGAACTGGACTCAGGCGAGATTGCAGTAAGACCTGGGGATCCCGATGCGAGCGAACTGATAAGTCGCATCCTCTCGGAGGATGAAAGTTCGATGATGCCTCCTCCTGAATCGGGAAAGAAACTATCGCGAGAGCAAAAGGAACGGCTGACTCAGTGGATCCGGGACGGAGCTAAGTACGAACCCCATTGGGCCTTCGCAAAACCAGAGGCGTCTCTTCCACCAACCGATCCGAAACAGGTCGGTGATTTTGCAAATCCGATCGACGCGTTCATTTACCAAAAGCTGGAACAGCAGTCGATTGCTGCCTCACCTCGGGCAAGTGCGGAAACACTGCTCCGTCGAGTCTACCTCGATCTGATAGGTATCCCCCCAACACCGACCGAGATACAAGACTTCCAATCGGACTATGCTTCGCGTGGTTTGAAGGCTTACACAGAGAGGGTGGAACAACTCCTTGAGAATCCGCATTACGGCGAAAAATGGGGGCGATGGTGGCTGGATCAAGCGAGATACGCAGATAGCCACGGCTACTCCATCGATGCTCCGCGTTCGATATGGCCTTATCGCGATTGGGTCATTCAGGCAT includes these proteins:
- a CDS encoding redox-sensing transcriptional repressor Rex, with the protein product MFSDATISRLPLYLRELQQLQRGGSTRVQSGVLARRLGLNDSQVRRDLSGFGPMGQRGVGYEIRGLIETIQNALGGNRSWNVILVGVGNLGTALSGYRGFEQQGFQLVGAFDIDPSKIGKNLGKLQIQSFVALEEFVEREKVELAILSVPAASAPTVARRLELVGITGILNFAPVTVTPPQSSVTIVNVDLAVELQRLAYAVLTSKKENE